One Pseudomonas brassicacearum genomic region harbors:
- a CDS encoding HlyD family type I secretion periplasmic adaptor subunit, with the protein MLLKSGFKDSVGRYFKGSASLQGQPLPEVNKALIEDAPRVVRLTIWGIIGFFVFLGVWANFAVLDEVTKGDGKAIPSSKIQKIQNLEGGIVAELFVKEGQIVEAGAPLIRLDDTRFVSNVGETEADRQAMLLRVERLSAEVDDRPLNFPADVLKAVPRQAASEESLYLSRRQQLHDEIGGLQEQLIQRQQELREFISKQAQYRSGLALQRQEINMSEPLVAQGAVSPVEVLRLKRGEVETRGQLDATTLAIPRAESAIKEVQRKIDETRGKFRSDALTQLNEARTDLNKAQATGKALEDRVSRTLVTSPVRGIVNKLLVNTIGGVIQPGSDLVEIVPLDDTILVEAKIRPQDIAFLHPGQDATVKFTAYDYTIYGGLKAKLEQIGADTITDEDKKTTYYIIKLRTQRSHLGTDEKPLLIIPGMVASVDIITGKKTVLSYLLKPIIKARSEALHER; encoded by the coding sequence GTGTTGCTTAAGTCGGGTTTCAAGGATTCCGTGGGGCGCTATTTCAAAGGCTCTGCCTCGCTGCAAGGGCAACCGCTGCCCGAGGTCAACAAGGCCCTGATCGAGGATGCTCCACGCGTGGTGCGCCTGACGATCTGGGGCATCATTGGCTTCTTTGTGTTCCTGGGAGTTTGGGCCAATTTCGCCGTGCTCGACGAAGTGACCAAGGGCGACGGCAAGGCGATCCCATCGTCCAAGATCCAGAAAATCCAGAACCTGGAAGGCGGGATCGTCGCCGAGCTGTTCGTCAAGGAAGGGCAGATCGTTGAAGCCGGCGCGCCGTTGATTCGCCTGGACGACACGCGGTTCGTCTCCAACGTGGGCGAAACCGAGGCCGATCGCCAAGCCATGCTGCTGCGCGTCGAACGCTTGAGCGCCGAGGTTGATGACCGGCCGCTGAATTTTCCCGCTGATGTACTCAAGGCCGTACCGCGCCAGGCCGCCAGCGAAGAATCGCTGTACCTCAGCCGTCGCCAGCAGCTGCACGATGAAATAGGCGGGTTGCAGGAACAGTTGATCCAGCGTCAGCAGGAACTGCGCGAGTTCATCTCCAAGCAGGCGCAGTACCGCTCCGGCCTGGCGCTGCAACGCCAGGAAATCAACATGTCCGAGCCGCTGGTGGCCCAGGGCGCGGTGTCGCCGGTGGAAGTGCTGCGGCTCAAGCGCGGCGAGGTGGAAACCCGTGGGCAACTGGATGCCACGACGCTGGCGATTCCCCGCGCCGAATCGGCGATCAAGGAAGTGCAGCGCAAGATCGACGAAACCCGCGGCAAGTTCCGCAGCGATGCCCTGACCCAACTCAACGAGGCGCGCACCGACCTGAACAAGGCCCAGGCTACCGGCAAGGCCCTGGAAGATCGGGTGAGCCGTACCTTGGTGACTTCGCCGGTGCGCGGCATTGTCAACAAGCTGCTGGTGAACACCATCGGCGGCGTGATCCAGCCTGGCAGCGACCTGGTGGAAATCGTGCCACTGGACGACACCATTCTGGTGGAAGCGAAAATCCGTCCCCAGGACATTGCCTTCCTGCATCCCGGCCAGGACGCCACGGTGAAATTCACCGCGTACGACTACACCATCTACGGTGGCCTGAAAGCCAAGCTGGAACAGATCGGCGCCGATACCATCACCGATGAAGACAAGAAAACCACCTACTACATCATCAAGCTGCGCACCCAACGCAGCCATCTGGGCACCGATGAAAAACCGCTGCTGATCATTCCCGGCATGGTGGCCTCGGTGGACATCATCACCGGCAAGAAAACCGTGCTCAGCTACCTGCTCAAGCCGATCATCAAGGCCCGGTCCGAGGCGTTGCACGAGCGGTAG
- a CDS encoding TIGR01777 family oxidoreductase — protein sequence MPDFSLLDWAIALLIAQAILGALDTLYHHELTVALPYRHSARLELSIHALRSCFYGILFLGMAHLAFQGAWAIVIGLLFALEIGLTLWDFVVEDRSRKLPAIERIMHTVLAVNGGAFFALYGVQLAQWASLPTDLVAIDFGWRGWLLTLFAIGVTASGIRDGLAALRMQRQGKPANPFAGGAYKRVLVTGGTGFIGEALVNQLLDAGHTVSVLARDPLKAAYLFDGRARCLRSLGKLGHDETFDVVINLAGAPVAGPRWSPKRQAQLIASRVNTTEALMAWLKNARHKPALWIQASAVGFYGVRDASESLDESATRGDGFMAELCVRWEASARPATELGVRQVVMRLGVVFGPGGALLPLLIPFRLGFGGRMGDGRQIMSWVHRDDVIQVIARAFDDESLSGTYNLVAPETVSQALFAERVGKILKRPVWFHIPAAPVRALAGEMAQLFFDGQRVLPNRLTEAGYTFRYPTVDAALRDLA from the coding sequence ATGCCTGACTTTTCATTGCTGGACTGGGCCATCGCGCTGTTGATTGCCCAGGCGATCCTGGGGGCGCTGGATACCCTGTATCACCACGAACTGACCGTCGCCTTGCCCTATCGCCACAGCGCTCGCCTGGAACTTTCCATCCACGCCCTGCGCTCGTGCTTCTACGGGATCCTGTTCCTGGGCATGGCGCACCTGGCCTTTCAGGGGGCGTGGGCGATTGTCATTGGGTTGCTGTTTGCGCTGGAGATCGGCCTGACGCTCTGGGATTTCGTGGTCGAGGACCGTAGCCGCAAACTGCCCGCCATCGAGCGCATCATGCACACGGTGTTGGCAGTCAATGGAGGGGCGTTTTTCGCGCTGTACGGTGTGCAACTGGCGCAGTGGGCGAGTTTGCCGACCGACCTGGTTGCGATCGATTTCGGCTGGCGCGGCTGGCTGCTGACCTTGTTTGCCATCGGCGTGACTGCCTCGGGTATTCGTGACGGGTTGGCGGCGCTGCGCATGCAACGTCAGGGCAAACCGGCCAACCCGTTCGCGGGCGGCGCCTATAAGCGTGTGTTGGTGACCGGTGGCACTGGGTTCATCGGCGAGGCGCTGGTCAACCAATTGCTCGACGCCGGGCACACGGTCAGCGTGCTGGCTCGCGATCCCTTGAAAGCGGCCTATCTGTTCGACGGCCGCGCCCGGTGCCTGCGTTCGTTGGGCAAACTGGGCCATGACGAAACCTTCGACGTCGTGATCAACCTGGCGGGCGCACCGGTGGCCGGGCCGCGTTGGAGCCCCAAGCGCCAGGCGCAACTGATCGCCAGCCGGGTCAATACCACCGAAGCCTTGATGGCCTGGTTAAAAAACGCCCGACACAAACCGGCGTTGTGGATACAGGCCTCGGCCGTCGGTTTTTATGGCGTGCGGGACGCCAGCGAAAGCCTCGATGAAAGTGCTACCCGGGGCGATGGCTTCATGGCTGAGCTCTGTGTGCGTTGGGAAGCCTCCGCCCGGCCCGCCACGGAGTTGGGTGTGCGGCAGGTGGTGATGCGCCTGGGTGTGGTGTTCGGCCCGGGCGGTGCATTGCTGCCACTGCTGATTCCGTTTCGCCTGGGATTCGGCGGGCGGATGGGCGATGGTCGGCAAATCATGAGTTGGGTGCATCGCGACGACGTCATCCAAGTGATCGCCCGTGCTTTCGATGACGAGAGCCTGAGCGGTACCTACAACCTGGTGGCACCGGAGACGGTCAGCCAAGCGCTGTTCGCTGAACGCGTCGGTAAAATCCTCAAGCGCCCGGTGTGGTTCCACATTCCCGCCGCGCCGGTGCGTGCCCTGGCCGGGGAAATGGCCCAGTTGTTTTTCGACGGCCAACGCGTGCTGCCCAACCGTCTCACCGAGGCCGGCTATACGTTCCGTTACCCGACCGTCGACGCCGCCCTTCGCGACCTGGCCTGA
- a CDS encoding alpha/beta hydrolase, whose protein sequence is MSKPRMYLLAGNGSAADWWDDALPHFQHHDVVPLELPGFGSNPQAPCEDLAAYAQALLAATVKGSAIMAVGVSALLVLHALQRQPGHFCRSVLLAPVGAFLWQRRLPALMSPLPIRKTIHWLLSNKPTLFAHKFSRQAWTPAQYQRMGAGYARCRAFVPLWDQLRADTALPLLEWITDPVELVWGDQDKVLGVAQAAAWSAILARADLTISLKPGWGHYPWIDAPAEFAAWLESGERGFVAHTKGGRLRLAELAGQAVPAALSLNNCHDSRLPTFLDGQPDATWAVRSSSYGEDQADAANAGLSTTFLREPTHNVPARIAELTAAGVEEVVVQRFITPRLSGIAFVRHLSVELEWVEGHLESLADGQVSPERAIISRLGASWSSATFKPAHGLTEDMLWRFLQGVLRVFHYVPGDVEWAWDGTQLWLLQYRPISDYGWRRHLTAANIAEILPPQPSALVEYAQRRAAASIPAIMARWDSRVLQDSEPFTAVFGGASYINNDLFLARLADWGISASSYAGEVGGATPHLPWRPLRLMRSLPLFLRMQRIARGHLLTLEHGLRRFDRELLELTVQGADGQQLADWFTRFYVFVVQGNLCIASALASSGGDWLGRPPTAYDNLEHSPHRLPWETDPATPRPAPTELPLQAFPQWPLAIRLAHGAGLPGLRGYYLQVREWYRDNLMRMFFRLHHGMPTADRTHWFAPHPDIRTRDGSFWQDGREGTEQASGFMIYPGQARGILGEDILLEDTLDPGRHAHYQSARAVIARMGGRLSHGSTLLRELRKPSAVLPQVDVGWLGREVVYCDGELRLVE, encoded by the coding sequence ATGAGCAAGCCCCGGATGTACCTGCTGGCCGGCAACGGTAGCGCCGCCGATTGGTGGGATGACGCGTTGCCGCATTTTCAGCACCACGACGTGGTGCCGCTGGAACTGCCAGGCTTCGGTAGCAACCCACAAGCCCCTTGCGAAGACCTGGCCGCCTACGCGCAAGCGCTGCTGGCGGCGACGGTCAAGGGCAGCGCGATCATGGCGGTGGGGGTGAGTGCGTTGCTGGTGCTGCATGCGCTGCAACGCCAGCCGGGGCATTTTTGCCGCAGCGTGTTGCTGGCGCCGGTGGGCGCATTTTTGTGGCAGCGGCGATTGCCGGCGTTGATGTCGCCGCTGCCGATTCGCAAGACTATTCACTGGCTGCTCTCGAACAAGCCGACGCTGTTTGCCCACAAGTTCTCCCGCCAGGCCTGGACGCCCGCGCAATACCAACGCATGGGTGCCGGATACGCCCGCTGCCGGGCCTTTGTGCCGCTCTGGGATCAGCTGCGTGCGGACACCGCGTTGCCGTTGCTGGAATGGATCACCGACCCGGTCGAACTGGTGTGGGGCGATCAAGACAAAGTGCTGGGCGTGGCGCAAGCGGCGGCCTGGTCGGCCATTCTCGCCCGAGCCGATCTGACCATCAGCCTGAAACCCGGTTGGGGCCACTACCCGTGGATCGATGCGCCGGCCGAGTTCGCCGCATGGCTGGAGTCCGGTGAGCGTGGTTTCGTCGCGCACACCAAGGGTGGGCGCTTGCGTCTGGCGGAACTGGCCGGGCAAGCGGTGCCTGCGGCGCTGTCACTCAACAATTGCCACGACTCGCGCTTGCCGACGTTTCTCGACGGTCAACCGGACGCCACTTGGGCGGTGCGTTCCTCCAGCTACGGCGAGGACCAAGCCGATGCGGCGAATGCCGGCTTGAGCACCACTTTCCTGCGTGAACCCACGCACAACGTGCCGGCGCGCATCGCCGAGTTGACGGCTGCGGGTGTCGAGGAAGTGGTGGTCCAGCGTTTCATCACGCCACGGTTGTCGGGGATCGCTTTCGTGCGTCACCTGTCCGTTGAACTGGAGTGGGTCGAAGGTCACCTGGAGTCGTTGGCCGATGGCCAGGTGAGCCCCGAGCGCGCGATCATTTCCCGCCTCGGCGCGTCATGGAGCAGCGCCACATTCAAGCCCGCCCATGGTCTGACCGAAGATATGCTGTGGCGTTTTCTCCAAGGCGTGCTGCGGGTCTTCCACTACGTGCCCGGCGACGTCGAATGGGCTTGGGACGGCACGCAGTTGTGGCTGTTGCAGTACCGGCCAATCAGCGACTACGGCTGGCGCCGCCACCTGACCGCCGCCAACATCGCCGAGATCCTGCCGCCGCAACCCAGCGCCTTGGTGGAGTACGCCCAGCGCCGCGCGGCGGCGAGCATTCCGGCGATCATGGCCCGTTGGGACTCTAGGGTGTTGCAGGACAGCGAGCCGTTCACGGCGGTGTTTGGCGGTGCTTCGTATATCAACAATGATTTGTTTCTCGCCCGGCTGGCCGACTGGGGCATCAGCGCCAGCAGCTACGCCGGCGAGGTCGGCGGCGCGACACCGCATTTGCCCTGGCGGCCGTTGCGCCTGATGCGTTCGCTGCCGTTGTTCCTGCGCATGCAACGCATCGCTCGTGGGCATCTGCTCACGCTCGAACACGGCTTGCGGCGCTTCGATCGGGAGCTGCTCGAACTGACCGTACAAGGCGCCGACGGCCAGCAATTGGCCGACTGGTTCACCCGCTTCTACGTGTTCGTGGTGCAAGGCAACCTGTGCATCGCCAGTGCGTTGGCCAGCAGTGGCGGCGACTGGCTGGGGCGGCCGCCGACCGCCTATGACAACCTTGAACACAGCCCCCATCGCCTGCCCTGGGAAACCGATCCGGCAACGCCGCGCCCGGCGCCAACCGAGTTGCCCTTGCAGGCGTTCCCGCAATGGCCCCTGGCGATTCGCCTGGCTCATGGGGCCGGTCTGCCGGGGCTGCGCGGTTACTACCTGCAAGTGCGCGAATGGTATCGCGACAACCTGATGCGGATGTTCTTTCGCCTGCACCACGGCATGCCGACGGCTGACCGGACACATTGGTTCGCGCCGCACCCGGACATCCGCACCCGCGATGGCAGCTTCTGGCAGGACGGTCGTGAAGGCACCGAGCAGGCCAGCGGCTTCATGATTTATCCGGGGCAGGCCCGGGGGATTCTGGGTGAGGACATTCTGCTTGAAGACACGTTGGACCCTGGCCGCCACGCCCACTATCAAAGCGCTCGAGCCGTGATCGCACGCATGGGTGGGCGTTTGTCCCACGGCTCGACGTTGTTGCGTGAGTTGCGCAAACCTTCGGCGGTGCTGCCGCAGGTCGATGTGGGTTGGTTGGGGCGTGAGGTGGTGTATTGCGATGGGGAGTTGAGGTTGGTGGAGTAG
- a CDS encoding efflux RND transporter periplasmic adaptor subunit: MRRLSSWVVGLTFVACTVQAQTPAADDPLLESNVTASAPSGNEARGVLRARDQAVLASELAGRIVELPFSEGESFKKGDTLARFDCSAYQAQLNAAQAASRGAGEELAHNRQLAQLKSVGRFEVSRAEARLNETQAQSQVYQVQVKRCSVIAPFDGQVVARKVQRYESVAAGAPLLDVVDNRTLEIHLLVPSRWMSRLKPGQPFTFVPDETGKPLQATVKRLGARIDEGSQTLLLVASVPDASGLLSGMSGTARFAESK, encoded by the coding sequence ATGCGACGTTTGAGTAGTTGGGTTGTGGGATTGACCTTTGTAGCGTGCACGGTTCAGGCGCAAACGCCTGCTGCCGACGATCCTTTGCTGGAAAGCAATGTCACGGCCAGTGCGCCGAGTGGCAATGAGGCGCGTGGGGTGCTTCGGGCGCGGGACCAGGCGGTGCTGGCCAGCGAGTTGGCCGGACGCATCGTCGAGTTGCCGTTCAGTGAGGGCGAGTCGTTCAAGAAGGGCGACACCCTGGCGCGTTTCGATTGCTCGGCCTATCAGGCTCAGCTCAATGCGGCGCAGGCGGCCAGCCGAGGGGCCGGCGAAGAGCTGGCGCATAACCGGCAACTGGCGCAATTGAAATCAGTCGGGCGTTTTGAGGTGTCGCGGGCCGAGGCCCGGCTCAATGAAACCCAGGCGCAGTCCCAGGTGTATCAGGTTCAGGTCAAGCGTTGCAGCGTGATCGCACCCTTCGACGGGCAAGTGGTAGCGCGCAAGGTCCAGCGTTATGAAAGCGTGGCCGCTGGGGCGCCGTTGCTCGATGTGGTGGACAACCGCACCCTGGAAATCCATCTGCTGGTGCCGTCGCGCTGGATGAGCCGGCTCAAGCCCGGCCAGCCCTTCACATTTGTTCCCGATGAAACCGGCAAGCCGCTGCAAGCGACGGTCAAGCGCTTGGGCGCGCGCATCGACGAAGGCAGCCAGACGCTGTTGTTGGTGGCGAGTGTGCCGGATGCCAGCGGCTTGCTGTCCGGCATGAGTGGTACCGCGCGTTTCGCGGAGTCCAAGTGA
- a CDS encoding TolC family outer membrane protein, whose protein sequence is MRAQLFKALPFVLAAGFVQAQTLPQAMQQALDVHPEIQAGVNSRLAADYQLKAAKGGYLPRVDLAAGYGREGTDSVTTRSGSTDHWETLNRSESSLRLSQMVFDGFATSSEVGRQQATVNARAYSLLDASERTGLTVAQVYLAVLTRREFVRLAEENLKSHERIFDQIKLRTSRGVGSGADLDQAEARMAQARNNLITEQTNLADAETNYLSAVGQLPDQLERPADFLALLPANLTEARAQMLENSPVLRSAESDIAAAEQQYEAAKSSFYPRFDAELGRTADNDLDGQNGHNNEWQAMLRMRFNLYAGGSNKADLESKSYLSNQALDIRNNALRQLNEELGLAWNALNNANAQVPIAQQYVDHSTSVRTAYQRQFSLGERTLLDLLDSENELFSASRRLAEIKNVQLFTQYRIKATMGQLLKSQGVVAPLASVVQNDVKPKVQLPGMN, encoded by the coding sequence ATGCGTGCGCAACTGTTCAAGGCTTTACCCTTTGTCCTCGCCGCCGGCTTCGTACAAGCACAAACCTTGCCGCAGGCCATGCAACAGGCGCTGGATGTCCATCCTGAAATTCAGGCGGGTGTGAACAGTCGCCTCGCGGCGGACTACCAACTCAAGGCGGCCAAGGGCGGCTACCTGCCTAGGGTGGACCTTGCAGCCGGATACGGTCGCGAAGGCACCGACAGCGTTACCACCCGCTCGGGCAGCACTGATCATTGGGAAACCCTGAACCGCAGCGAGTCGAGCCTGCGCCTGTCGCAGATGGTTTTTGACGGTTTTGCGACGTCCAGCGAAGTGGGGCGTCAACAAGCCACCGTCAATGCCCGCGCCTATTCGTTGCTGGATGCGTCTGAGCGCACCGGGCTGACGGTGGCCCAGGTTTATCTGGCCGTGCTGACCCGTCGTGAGTTCGTGCGCCTGGCCGAGGAAAACCTCAAGAGCCACGAACGTATCTTCGACCAGATCAAGTTGCGCACTTCGCGTGGCGTGGGCAGCGGCGCCGATCTGGACCAGGCCGAAGCGCGCATGGCCCAGGCCCGCAACAACCTGATCACCGAGCAAACCAACCTGGCCGATGCCGAGACCAACTACCTCAGCGCCGTCGGTCAACTGCCCGACCAACTGGAGCGCCCCGCCGACTTTCTGGCGCTGTTGCCGGCCAACCTGACCGAAGCGCGCGCCCAGATGCTGGAAAACAGCCCGGTGTTGCGTTCGGCCGAGTCGGATATCGCCGCCGCCGAGCAACAGTACGAAGCCGCCAAATCGAGCTTCTACCCACGTTTCGACGCCGAACTGGGCCGCACCGCCGACAACGACCTGGACGGCCAGAACGGTCACAACAACGAATGGCAAGCCATGCTGCGCATGCGTTTCAACCTGTATGCCGGCGGTAGCAACAAGGCGGACCTGGAGTCCAAGTCGTACCTGTCCAACCAGGCCCTGGACATCCGCAACAACGCGCTGCGCCAGCTCAATGAAGAGCTGGGCCTGGCCTGGAACGCCTTGAACAACGCCAACGCCCAGGTGCCGATCGCCCAGCAATACGTGGATCACAGCACCAGCGTGCGCACCGCCTACCAACGGCAGTTCAGCCTGGGCGAGCGGACCCTGCTCGATTTGCTCGACAGCGAAAATGAACTGTTCAGCGCTTCCCGTCGCCTGGCGGAAATCAAGAACGTGCAGTTGTTCACCCAATACCGGATCAAGGCAACCATGGGCCAGTTGCTCAAAAGTCAGGGCGTAGTCGCGCCGTTGGCATCGGTTGTGCAGAACGACGTGAAACCCAAGGTTCAGTTGCCTGGGATGAATTGA
- a CDS encoding type I secretion system permease/ATPase, which produces MESEVSRVELIHDPRTLHDDPLLDGLLALCMLHQKPASAAMLTTGLPLPKQRLSVELLSRAAARAGLQGRVLQRKLEQIPAIAMPALLLLKDGRSAVLLGWVGDDQARLLLSESDGGEVTVSRELLADDYSGKVFFAQPQHKFDVNHGTLIPRARSWFRDTLKRSRWLYADAIAASLLINIIAMAAPLFVMNVYDRVVPNQAESTLWVLAVGITGAYVFDLILKMLRSLCLDLAGKKTDLIISATLFERIVGMAMKYRPARVGSFAQNIHEFQSLRDFLASLTLTTLIDLPFTLLIFAVIAIIGGHLVWIPVLAFPIALLIGYALQKPLVATMERTMALGAERQSSLIETLAGLDAVKVNNAESERQYQWEQTIGTLSRLELRVKMLSGLAMNITLLIQQLAGVIMIVFGVYLIIAGNLSMGGLVACYMLSGRALSPLASLSGLLTRYQQARVTMTSVDQMMELPQERNFDERPLSRKVLQGAIECRQLNFTYPNQQNAALKNINLVIKPGEKIGIIGRSGSGKSSLAKLLVGLYQPDDGSLLVDGVDIRQIDVSELRYNIGYVPQDIQLLAGTLRDNLTSGARYVEDELVLQAAELAGVHEFARLHPQGYELQVGERGQNLSGGQRQNVALARALLLNPPILLLDEPTSAMDNTGEERLKQRLAAVVENKTVLLVTHRASLLSLVDRLLVIDRGQILADGPKAAVMEALKKGQISVA; this is translated from the coding sequence GTGGAATCAGAAGTCAGTCGAGTCGAACTCATCCATGATCCACGCACCCTGCACGACGATCCGTTGCTGGACGGTTTACTGGCGCTCTGCATGCTGCATCAAAAACCGGCCAGCGCCGCGATGCTCACCACCGGCCTGCCGCTGCCCAAGCAACGCTTAAGCGTCGAATTATTGTCGCGCGCGGCGGCCCGTGCCGGTTTGCAAGGCCGGGTGCTGCAACGCAAGCTTGAACAGATCCCCGCCATCGCCATGCCGGCCCTGTTGTTGCTCAAGGACGGGCGCAGCGCCGTGTTGCTGGGCTGGGTCGGTGACGACCAGGCACGGCTGCTGCTCAGCGAAAGCGATGGCGGTGAAGTGACGGTCAGCCGCGAGCTGTTGGCCGACGACTACAGCGGCAAAGTCTTCTTCGCTCAACCCCAGCACAAATTCGACGTGAACCACGGCACGCTGATTCCCCGGGCGCGTTCGTGGTTTCGCGACACCCTCAAGCGCTCCCGTTGGTTGTACGCCGATGCTATCGCCGCCAGCCTGTTGATCAACATCATCGCCATGGCCGCGCCACTGTTCGTGATGAATGTCTACGACCGCGTGGTGCCGAACCAGGCCGAATCGACTCTGTGGGTGCTGGCCGTCGGTATCACCGGCGCCTACGTGTTCGACCTGATCCTCAAGATGCTGCGCAGCCTGTGCCTGGACCTGGCGGGCAAGAAAACCGACCTGATCATCTCGGCGACGCTGTTCGAACGCATCGTCGGCATGGCCATGAAGTACCGTCCGGCGCGGGTCGGCAGCTTTGCCCAGAACATCCATGAATTCCAAAGCCTGCGGGACTTCCTTGCCTCGCTGACCCTCACCACCCTGATCGACCTGCCGTTCACTTTGCTGATCTTCGCGGTCATCGCGATTATCGGCGGGCACCTGGTATGGATTCCCGTGCTGGCGTTCCCGATTGCCCTGCTGATCGGCTATGCGTTGCAGAAGCCCCTGGTGGCGACCATGGAGCGCACCATGGCCCTGGGCGCCGAGCGCCAGTCCAGCCTGATCGAGACCCTGGCCGGCCTGGACGCAGTGAAGGTCAACAACGCCGAGAGCGAGCGTCAATACCAGTGGGAACAGACCATCGGCACCCTCAGCCGCCTCGAACTGCGAGTGAAGATGTTGTCCGGGCTGGCGATGAACATCACCTTGCTGATCCAGCAATTGGCCGGGGTGATCATGATCGTCTTCGGCGTTTACCTGATCATCGCCGGCAACCTGAGCATGGGTGGGCTGGTTGCCTGCTACATGCTCAGCGGCCGCGCCCTCAGCCCGCTGGCGTCGCTGTCGGGCCTGTTGACCCGCTACCAGCAGGCGCGGGTGACCATGACCTCGGTCGACCAGATGATGGAGCTGCCCCAGGAGCGCAATTTCGACGAGCGTCCGCTGAGCCGCAAGGTCTTGCAGGGCGCCATCGAATGCCGTCAGTTGAATTTCACCTACCCGAACCAACAGAACGCCGCGTTGAAGAACATCAACCTGGTGATCAAGCCAGGCGAGAAGATCGGCATCATCGGCCGTAGCGGCTCGGGCAAGAGCTCCCTGGCCAAGTTGCTGGTGGGCCTTTACCAACCCGACGATGGTTCTTTGTTGGTGGATGGCGTGGACATCCGCCAGATCGACGTCAGCGAGCTGCGCTACAACATCGGCTATGTGCCCCAGGACATCCAACTGCTCGCCGGCACCCTGCGGGACAACCTGACCTCCGGTGCCCGTTACGTCGAAGACGAGCTGGTACTCCAGGCCGCAGAGCTGGCGGGGGTGCATGAATTCGCCCGCCTGCATCCGCAAGGCTATGAACTGCAGGTCGGTGAACGTGGACAGAACCTGTCCGGCGGCCAGCGCCAGAACGTCGCCCTGGCCCGTGCGCTGCTACTCAATCCGCCCATTCTGCTGCTGGACGAACCCACCAGCGCCATGGACAACACCGGTGAGGAACGCTTGAAGCAGCGCCTGGCCGCCGTGGTGGAAAACAAGACGGTGTTGCTGGTGACGCACCGGGCTTCCTTGCTGTCGCTGGTAGACCGCCTGTTGGTGATCGACCGTGGACAAATCCTGGCCGACGGCCCGAAAGCTGCCGTGATGGAAGCGTTGAAGAAGGGGCAGATCAGTGTTGCTTAA
- a CDS encoding DUF6124 family protein, which produces MIVPTLATESAGPSYWAPTSISAIAADLADDVDGSRRSVILAISRMADGVHLLVERAMDRLEVQAAG; this is translated from the coding sequence TTGATTGTTCCCACACTCGCCACAGAGAGCGCCGGCCCGAGCTATTGGGCCCCTACGTCCATCAGCGCCATCGCCGCCGACTTGGCGGATGATGTTGATGGCAGTCGCCGCAGTGTCATCCTGGCGATCAGCCGGATGGCCGATGGGGTGCATTTATTGGTGGAGCGGGCGATGGATCGGCTTGAGGTTCAGGCTGCGGGCTGA